A genomic stretch from Apteryx mantelli isolate bAptMan1 chromosome 28, bAptMan1.hap1, whole genome shotgun sequence includes:
- the PRR29 gene encoding proline-rich protein 29: protein MDTGEAGDPDGTWGETPAGTHLVPHVVPQQPLTILQQLPGTVAALARPARPQYVRGDLIELMMIQNSQMHQVVMNSLAVSALTSFGFGPSPSTAQMTAAPWQTDGEGEAVVFHHHYVPYPGPTPVLAWPVPAPAQVRGPAAIRYLGPVSAAKDREVAVPPPPPPSATGTVGANVPPASEYYDLVEGRL from the exons ATGGACACGGGGGAAGCAGGGGACCCTGACGGGACCTGGGGCGAGACCCCAGCAGGGACCCACCTTGTCCCGCACGTG GTTCCCCAGCAGCCGTTGACAATCCTCCAGCAGCTTCCCGGGACTGTCGCTGCCCTGGCTCGGCCTGCCAGACCCCAATATGTCCGGGGAG ATTTAATTGAGCTGATGATGATTCAAAACTCCCAAATGCACCAGGTGGTGATGAACAGCTTGGCTGTGTCGGCACTGACGTCCTTCGGATTCGGGCCATCTCCATCCACTGCCCAG ATGACTGCGGCGCCTTGgcagaccgatggggaaggagaaGCCGTGGTGTTCCACCATCACTACGTCCCCTACCCTGGTCCCACTCCTGTCCTGGCCTGGCCAGTCCCAGCACCAGCACAGGTCCGGGGGCCAGCAGCCATACGCTACCTGGGCCCAGTCTCAGCAGCCAAGGACAGGGAGGT TGCGGTGCCTCCCCCGCCACCCCCCAGCGCTACAGGGACTGTGGGAGCCAATGTCCCGCCAGCCTCGG AGTACTACGACTTGGTGGAGGGCAGGTTGTGA